In Melanotaenia boesemani isolate fMelBoe1 chromosome 16, fMelBoe1.pri, whole genome shotgun sequence, the following proteins share a genomic window:
- the mmrn2a gene encoding multimerin-2a isoform X1 has translation MRAVGELVLVLGLLVSAHCEVRARDPEVEEEEELGGRGGRLTPPQPGETPLNGPMGNYRARQGNWCLFVYKHEQPMEVAAGTEKQSQRIRYRLSPRPVDRHREAVVSSLGWSCCPGHRGRNCEETVSGPQLGSTGPEPKWIQARAPDPQAQQHGDPNREQNDFYGSINLYDTSYPNQDTGHDPHRKAQPAFRTYPHRYQRVQHQQPPDVDEEEVAALTDLDIPTIPPVPNDPMPPVHNDPTPPVLNYPTPPVPHMMDLVMSQLKPLLDGFKHSLENLNEQVGNLAQDVEQLKAGWRLEEPRRDDGAEEVLEAKLDEVLQQVGAVQRQMEVHRSNMENQLHSQHAMMHYNLTIFKTDVDMKLKRHQKMLQVSLQAMNATLTELKLDQEQLHEDEPENHLPTPPPPLHPSETTALWEAITRLDNMVVNNTVKVDGLMEDMEVTSADVQQLSQHLKQLEQQINQTARNSQVLFMETGLEVEDSKVKVLRQVEELAGNLTQHKQALQETESDVDYLFNTIYKHNSSTDCNCKDLKVAVVNLERGVANVTMLAKENRLTLDDISEVGPWGGASEWEPAVEDLRHKLQLVEECLTLEQNKTRSLEQNLTQLGGSVSVLQETDKKLKLDIRVLSESFRALLKDAVRHSEVLQLLMGEEVLEFLEWPLQDQEAHSIPALKEHIRILQEQLGSHSERRPAGINTSGDMDEVPAADQPSSSSHHLPVWLPGAMRRSEGGVPARERQLLHLHPEGRQHAGDGGDLWNLKKMVEKLEQRLIQLEETPCSCNSTVTQQEVPTAELQEEVMWLKRGLEEHLRVFKHVFSNADVLVASDATLELDKLWQLMKKKDEKKGGGGGKGQKGAEGRRRIRREATGANVPSSQSGVSLLFVARSPRIASNAAVTFQPSLNRGQFYSNAGVFTAPEDGIYLFIITLDLRPGPAHVVLKTGDNRGGAPVSLQREDVMEAGPGTGVGLKLLKEGEEVRLELRRGEWVESEDNVFVGLLLHPTT, from the exons GAACTGGTGTTTGTTCGTGTATAAACATGAACAACCGATGGAGGTGGCAGCTGGAACAGAGAAGCAAAGCCAGAGGATCAG GTACAGGTTGTCCCCGCGGCCGGTGGACCGGCACCGGGAGGCGGTCGTCTCCTCTCTGGGGTGGAGCTGCTGCCCAGGACACCGAGGACGGAACTGTGAGGAGACAG TCTCTGGTCCTCAGCTGGGCTCCACAGGACCTGAACCAAAGTGGATCCAGGCCCGGGCTCCAG ACCCTCAGGCTCAGCAGCACGGTGACCCAAACCGCGAACAGAACGACTTCTACGGGTCCATCAACCTGTATGACACCTCCTACCCGAACCAGGACACGGGCCACGACCCCCACCGCAAAGCTCAGCCCGCCTTCAGAACATACCCCCACCGCTATCAACGCGTCCAGCACCAGCAGCCTCCAG ATGTAGATGAGGAGGAAGTTGCTGCTTTGACGGACCTGGACATCCCCACCATCCCTCCCGTCCCGAATGATCCCATGCCACCCGTCCATAATGATCCCACCCCTCCTGTTCTGAACTACCCCACCCCTCCAGTCCCCCACATGATGGACCTGGTCATGTCCCAGCTGAAGCCGCTCCTGGATGGCTTCAAACATTCTCTGGAGAACCTGAATGAGCAGGTGGGGAATCTGGCCCAGGACGTGGAGCAGCTGAAGGCTGGATGGAGGCTAGAGGAGCCTAGACGTGATGACGGAGCAGAGGAGGTCCTGGAAGCCAAACTGGACGAAGTGCTTCAGCAAGTTGGGGCAGTCCAGAGGCAGATGGAGGTTCACCGCTCCAACATGGAGAACCAGCTGCACTCCCAGCATGCAATGATGCATTACAATCTCACCATCTTCAagacagatgtggacatgaAGCTGAAGCGCCACCAGAAGATGCTGCAG GTCAGCCTGCAGGCCATGAACGCCACGCTGACTGAGCTGAAGTTGGATCAAGAACAGCTCCATGAAGACGAGCCAGAGAATCATCTCCCCACCCCGCCACCACCGCTGCACCCATCAGAGACGACGGCGCTCTGGGAGGCCATCACACGGCTGGACAATATGGTGGTCAACAACACAGTAAAG gtgGACGGGCTGATGGAGGACATGGAGGTGACATCAGCTGATGTCCAGCAGCTGTCACAGCACctgaagcagctggagcagcagaTCAACCAGACGGCTCGGAACAGCCAGGTCCTGTTCATGGAGACAGGGCTGGAGGTGGAGGACTCCAAGGTGAAGGTGCTGAGGCAGGTGGAGGAGCTGGCGGGGAACCTGACGCAGCACAAGCAGGCGCTGCAGGAGACAGAGTCGGACGTGGACTACCTGTTCAACACTATCTACAAACACAACTCGTCCACAGACTGCAACTGCAAAGACCTGAAGGTCGCTGTGGTGAACCTGGAGAGGGGCGTGGCCAATGTGACGATGCTGGCCAAAGAGAACAGACTGACTCTGGATGACATCAGCGAGGTGGGGCCGTGGGGCGGAGCCAGCGAGTGGGAGCCAGCAGTGGAGGACCTGCGGCACAAACTGCAGCTG gtggaggagtGTCTGACCTTGGAGCAGAACAAAACCAGGTCTCTTGAACAGAACCTGACCCAGCTGGGCGGCTCAGTGTCAGTTCTGCAGGAGACGGACAAGAAGCTGAAGCTGGACATAAGAGTCCTGTCTGAGTCCTTCCGCGCTCTGCTTAAGGACGCTGTCCGACACAGCGAGGTGCTGCAGCTCCTAATGGgggaggaggtgctggagtTCCTGGAGTGGCCCCTCCAGGACCAGGAGGCCCACTCCATCCCGGCTCTGAAGGAGCATATCAGGATCCTGCAGGAGCAGCTGGGAAGCCACAGTGAGAGGAGACCTGCAGGGATTAACACCTCAG GAGACATGGATGAGGTTCCCGCTGCTGAccagccctcctcctcctcccaccaCCTCCCAGTCTGGCTGCCTGGTGCCATGAGGAGGAGCGAAGGTGGAGTTCCAGCGAGGGAGCGCCAGTTGCTCCACCTCCACCCTGAGGGGAGGCAGCATGCTGGAGACGGCGGCGACCTGTGGAACCTGAAGAAGATggtggagaagctggagcagagACTGATCCAGCTGGAGGAGACCCCCTGCTCCTGCAACAGCACAGTCACCCAGCAGGAGGTGCCCACCgcagagctgcaggaggaggtgaTGTGGCTGAAGAGAGGGCTGGAGGAACATCTGAGAGTGTTCAAGCATGTGTTCAGTAACGCCGACGTGTTGGTGGCGTCTGACGCCACACTGGAGCTCGATAAGCTGTGGCAGCTGATGAAGAAGAAGGACgagaagaaaggaggaggaggaggaaaaggacaAAAAGGAGCAGAAGGGAGGCGGCGCATCAGGAGGGAGGCAACAG GTGCAAACGtcccctccagccaatcaggcGTCTCTTTGCTGTTTGTGGCCAGATCTCCTCGGATTGCCTCCAACGCCGCCGTCACTTTCCAGCCGTCTCTGAACAGGGGTCAGTTTTACTCCAATGCTGGTGTCTTTACAGCTCCAGAGGATGGGATCTACCTGTTCATCATCACCTTGGACCTAAGGCCAGGCCCCGCCCACGTGGTCCTGAAAACAGGGGACAACAGGGGGGGAGCTCCGGTGTCTCTGCAGCGGGAGGATGTGATGGAGGCGGGGCCTGGCACTGGTGTGGGCCTCAAGCTGCTGAAGGAGGGGGAAGAAGTGAGACTGGAACTGAGGAGAGGAGAGTGGGTGGAGTCAGAGGACAACGTGTTTGTAGGGCTGCTGCTGCACCCAACCACCTGA
- the mmrn2a gene encoding multimerin-2a isoform X2, with translation MRAVGELVLVLGLLVSAHCEVRARDPEVEEEEELGGRGGRLTPPQPGETPLNGPMGNYRARQGNWCLFVYKHEQPMEVAAGTEKQSQRIRYRLSPRPVDRHREAVVSSLGWSCCPGHRGRNCEETVSGPQLGSTGPEPKWIQARAPDPQAQQHGDPNREQNDFYGSINLYDTSYPNQDTGHDPHRKAQPAFRTYPHRYQRVQHQQPPDVDEEEVAALTDLDIPTIPPVPNDPMPPVHNDPTPPVLNYPTPPVPHMMDLVMSQLKPLLDGFKHSLENLNEQVGNLAQDVEQLKAGWRLEEPRRDDGAEEVLEAKLDEVLQQVGAVQRQMEVHRSNMENQLHSQHAMMHYNLTIFKTDVDMKLKRHQKMLQVSLQAMNATLTELKLDQEQLHEDEPENHLPTPPPPLHPSETTALWEAITRLDNMVVNNTVKVDGLMEDMEVTSADVQQLSQHLKQLEQQINQTARNSQVLFMETGLEVEDSKVKVLRQVEELAGNLTQHKQALQETESDVDYLFNTIYKHNSSTDCNCKDLKVAVVNLERGVANVTMLAKENRLTLDDISEVGPWGGASEWEPAVEDLRHKLQLVEECLTLEQNKTRSLEQNLTQLGGSVSVLQETDKKLKLDIRVLSESFRALLKDAVRHSEVLQLLMGEEVLEFLEWPLQDQEAHSIPALKEHIRILQEQLGSHRDMDEVPAADQPSSSSHHLPVWLPGAMRRSEGGVPARERQLLHLHPEGRQHAGDGGDLWNLKKMVEKLEQRLIQLEETPCSCNSTVTQQEVPTAELQEEVMWLKRGLEEHLRVFKHVFSNADVLVASDATLELDKLWQLMKKKDEKKGGGGGKGQKGAEGRRRIRREATGANVPSSQSGVSLLFVARSPRIASNAAVTFQPSLNRGQFYSNAGVFTAPEDGIYLFIITLDLRPGPAHVVLKTGDNRGGAPVSLQREDVMEAGPGTGVGLKLLKEGEEVRLELRRGEWVESEDNVFVGLLLHPTT, from the exons GAACTGGTGTTTGTTCGTGTATAAACATGAACAACCGATGGAGGTGGCAGCTGGAACAGAGAAGCAAAGCCAGAGGATCAG GTACAGGTTGTCCCCGCGGCCGGTGGACCGGCACCGGGAGGCGGTCGTCTCCTCTCTGGGGTGGAGCTGCTGCCCAGGACACCGAGGACGGAACTGTGAGGAGACAG TCTCTGGTCCTCAGCTGGGCTCCACAGGACCTGAACCAAAGTGGATCCAGGCCCGGGCTCCAG ACCCTCAGGCTCAGCAGCACGGTGACCCAAACCGCGAACAGAACGACTTCTACGGGTCCATCAACCTGTATGACACCTCCTACCCGAACCAGGACACGGGCCACGACCCCCACCGCAAAGCTCAGCCCGCCTTCAGAACATACCCCCACCGCTATCAACGCGTCCAGCACCAGCAGCCTCCAG ATGTAGATGAGGAGGAAGTTGCTGCTTTGACGGACCTGGACATCCCCACCATCCCTCCCGTCCCGAATGATCCCATGCCACCCGTCCATAATGATCCCACCCCTCCTGTTCTGAACTACCCCACCCCTCCAGTCCCCCACATGATGGACCTGGTCATGTCCCAGCTGAAGCCGCTCCTGGATGGCTTCAAACATTCTCTGGAGAACCTGAATGAGCAGGTGGGGAATCTGGCCCAGGACGTGGAGCAGCTGAAGGCTGGATGGAGGCTAGAGGAGCCTAGACGTGATGACGGAGCAGAGGAGGTCCTGGAAGCCAAACTGGACGAAGTGCTTCAGCAAGTTGGGGCAGTCCAGAGGCAGATGGAGGTTCACCGCTCCAACATGGAGAACCAGCTGCACTCCCAGCATGCAATGATGCATTACAATCTCACCATCTTCAagacagatgtggacatgaAGCTGAAGCGCCACCAGAAGATGCTGCAG GTCAGCCTGCAGGCCATGAACGCCACGCTGACTGAGCTGAAGTTGGATCAAGAACAGCTCCATGAAGACGAGCCAGAGAATCATCTCCCCACCCCGCCACCACCGCTGCACCCATCAGAGACGACGGCGCTCTGGGAGGCCATCACACGGCTGGACAATATGGTGGTCAACAACACAGTAAAG gtgGACGGGCTGATGGAGGACATGGAGGTGACATCAGCTGATGTCCAGCAGCTGTCACAGCACctgaagcagctggagcagcagaTCAACCAGACGGCTCGGAACAGCCAGGTCCTGTTCATGGAGACAGGGCTGGAGGTGGAGGACTCCAAGGTGAAGGTGCTGAGGCAGGTGGAGGAGCTGGCGGGGAACCTGACGCAGCACAAGCAGGCGCTGCAGGAGACAGAGTCGGACGTGGACTACCTGTTCAACACTATCTACAAACACAACTCGTCCACAGACTGCAACTGCAAAGACCTGAAGGTCGCTGTGGTGAACCTGGAGAGGGGCGTGGCCAATGTGACGATGCTGGCCAAAGAGAACAGACTGACTCTGGATGACATCAGCGAGGTGGGGCCGTGGGGCGGAGCCAGCGAGTGGGAGCCAGCAGTGGAGGACCTGCGGCACAAACTGCAGCTG gtggaggagtGTCTGACCTTGGAGCAGAACAAAACCAGGTCTCTTGAACAGAACCTGACCCAGCTGGGCGGCTCAGTGTCAGTTCTGCAGGAGACGGACAAGAAGCTGAAGCTGGACATAAGAGTCCTGTCTGAGTCCTTCCGCGCTCTGCTTAAGGACGCTGTCCGACACAGCGAGGTGCTGCAGCTCCTAATGGgggaggaggtgctggagtTCCTGGAGTGGCCCCTCCAGGACCAGGAGGCCCACTCCATCCCGGCTCTGAAGGAGCATATCAGGATCCTGCAGGAGCAGCTGGGAAGCCACA GAGACATGGATGAGGTTCCCGCTGCTGAccagccctcctcctcctcccaccaCCTCCCAGTCTGGCTGCCTGGTGCCATGAGGAGGAGCGAAGGTGGAGTTCCAGCGAGGGAGCGCCAGTTGCTCCACCTCCACCCTGAGGGGAGGCAGCATGCTGGAGACGGCGGCGACCTGTGGAACCTGAAGAAGATggtggagaagctggagcagagACTGATCCAGCTGGAGGAGACCCCCTGCTCCTGCAACAGCACAGTCACCCAGCAGGAGGTGCCCACCgcagagctgcaggaggaggtgaTGTGGCTGAAGAGAGGGCTGGAGGAACATCTGAGAGTGTTCAAGCATGTGTTCAGTAACGCCGACGTGTTGGTGGCGTCTGACGCCACACTGGAGCTCGATAAGCTGTGGCAGCTGATGAAGAAGAAGGACgagaagaaaggaggaggaggaggaaaaggacaAAAAGGAGCAGAAGGGAGGCGGCGCATCAGGAGGGAGGCAACAG GTGCAAACGtcccctccagccaatcaggcGTCTCTTTGCTGTTTGTGGCCAGATCTCCTCGGATTGCCTCCAACGCCGCCGTCACTTTCCAGCCGTCTCTGAACAGGGGTCAGTTTTACTCCAATGCTGGTGTCTTTACAGCTCCAGAGGATGGGATCTACCTGTTCATCATCACCTTGGACCTAAGGCCAGGCCCCGCCCACGTGGTCCTGAAAACAGGGGACAACAGGGGGGGAGCTCCGGTGTCTCTGCAGCGGGAGGATGTGATGGAGGCGGGGCCTGGCACTGGTGTGGGCCTCAAGCTGCTGAAGGAGGGGGAAGAAGTGAGACTGGAACTGAGGAGAGGAGAGTGGGTGGAGTCAGAGGACAACGTGTTTGTAGGGCTGCTGCTGCACCCAACCACCTGA